In Populus alba chromosome 1, ASM523922v2, whole genome shotgun sequence, a single window of DNA contains:
- the LOC118055558 gene encoding ran-binding protein 1 homolog b has protein sequence MASTEPEHQHREDEEAPAGDDEDTGAQVAPIVKLEEVAVSTGEEDEDAILDLKSKLYRFDKDGNQWKERGAGTVKFLKHKESGKVRLVMRQSKTLKICANHLVLPTMSVQEHAGNEKSCVWHATDFADGELKDELFCIRFASIENCKTFMEMFQEVAESQKSEENKDATAAADALDKLSVEEKKTEEKAVEESPAAAKEEETKTCEDKKEEKSDPST, from the exons ATGGCAAGCACAGAGCCTGAACACCAGCACAGAGAAGACGAGGAAGCCCCAGCCGGAGATGACGAAGACACTGGTGCTCAGGTCGCTCCGATCGTCAAACTCGAAGAAGTCGCCGTCTCTActggtgaagaagatgaagatgcgATTCTCGATCT gaaatcGAAGCTTTATAGATTCGATAAGGACGGGAATCAGTGGAAAGAGAGAGGCGCTGGTACTGTTaagtttttgaaacataaagaGTCTGGAAAAGTTCGTCTTGTTATGAGACAATCTAAGACTCTCAAGATCTGCGCTAATCATCTCG TGCTGCCGACCATGTCAGTGCAGGAGCACGCAGGGAATGAGAAGTCGTGTGTGTGGCACGCAACGGATTTCGCTGATGGTGAATTGAAGGATGAGTTGTTCTGTATTCGTTTTGCATCTATTGAAA ATTGCAAAACCTTTATGGAAATGTTTCAAGAAGTTGCTGAGTCCCAAAAGAGTGAGGAAAACAAGGATGCAACTGCTGCTGCGGATGCGTTGGATAAGTTGAGTGTTGAAGAGAAGAAAACTGAGGAGAAAGCTGTCGAAGAGTCACCAGCTGCAGCCAAGGAAGAGGAAACTAAGACCTGTGAAGATAAGAAAGAGGAGAAGTCTGATCCCTCAACTTGA
- the LOC118055603 gene encoding INCREASED PETAL GROWTH ANISOTROPY 1-like protein 1, giving the protein MRFQSSVIAPMKAEQERKMREEEDASLIIYLKKEVEAALLRTDSLEKENQDLRQEVVRLKAQICSLKAHDNERKSMLWKKLQNPFDSSKTEVFLQKQSDFVKVSERSVEHSSPRPSIQELAVIKEKHAKVPNPPPRPTSIAPPSLKEANDNKLPPTSAPPPPPPPPNMCAGSKAVRRVPEVVEFYRLLTRRDAHMENKTNSTAIPAVAFTPNMIGEIENRSSYLSAIKSDVEKQKEFINFLIKEVESSAFNDISDVKAFVKWLDDELSSLVDERAVLKHFPQWPERKADALREAAFNYRDLMNLESEVSSFQDNPKDPLTLALGRMQALQDRLERSIDNMERTRESMIRRYRDFQIPWEWLLNTGLIGQMKLSSLRLAKVYLKRITKELQLNECSGEDNLLLQGARFAYRVHQFAGGFDAETIRAFQELKKIGMGSLKQ; this is encoded by the exons ATGCGATTCCAATCTTCTGTTATTGCTCCGATGAAAGCAGAACAAGAGAGGAAAATGCGAGAAGAAGAGGATGCATCATTGATCATCTACCTCAAGAAAGAAGTCGAAGCGGCTCTGCTAAGGACTGATTCACTGGAGAAAGAAAATCAGGATTTACGACAAGAAGTAGTTCGTCTAAAAGCACAAATATGTTCACTCAAAGCACACGACAATGAGAGGAAATCCATGCTTTGGAAGAAATTACAGAATCCCTTTGACAGCAGCAAAACTGAAGTATTTCTGCAGAAACAATCAGATTTTGTCAAAGTCTCAGAAAGGAGTGTGGAACATTCAAGTCCAAGACCGAGTATACAAGAACTAGCTGTGATAAAAGAGAAGCACGCTAAAGTACCAAATCCACCACCAAGGCCTACTTCTATAGCCCCTCCATCACTCAAGGAAGCGAACGACAATAAGTTGCCGCCGACATCTGCACCACCGCCTCCGCCTCCTCCACCAAATATGTGTGCCGGGTCAAAAGCAGTGCGCCGTGTGCCAGAAGTTGTGGAGTTCTATCGTTTGCTTACAAGGAGAGATGCCCACATGGAGAACAAAACCAATTCAACTGCTATTCCTGCAGTCGCATTTACTCCTAACATGATTGGAGAAATTGAGAATCGCTCCAGTTATCTTTCTGCT ATAAAATCGGATGTGGAAAAACAGAAGGAATTTATCAATTTCCTAATCAAAGAAGTGGAGTCTTCAGCTTTCAACGACATATCTGATGTGAAGGCATTTGTGAAATGGCTAGATGATGAATTATCATCTTTGGTTGACGAGAGGGCGGTATTGAAGCATTTCCCACAATGGCCAGAACGAAAAGCAGATGCTTTGCGAGAAGCTGCTTTCAACTACCGAGACCTAATGAACCTCGAGTCTGAAGTTTCATCATTCCAGGACAATCCAAAAGATCCTTTGACCCTAGCCCTGGGAAGAATGCAAGCATTGCAAGACAG GTTGGAGCGAAGTATTGATAATATGGAAAGGACGAGAGAGAGCATGATCAGGAGATACAGGGATTTTCAGATCCCATGGGAATGGTTGCTGAACACGGGGTTGATCGGCCAG ATGAAATTAAGTTCTTTGAGGCTTGCCAAGGTTTATTTGAAAAGGATAACTAAAGAACTGCAGCTTAATGAATGCTCGGGAGAAGATAATCTCTTGCTTCAAGGAGCTAGATTTGCCTATCGTGTACACCAG TTCGCAGGTGGTTTTGATGCAGAGACCATACGTGCGTTTCAAGAGCTAAAGAAGATTGGCATGGGTAGTCTCAAACAATAG